Proteins from a genomic interval of Clostridium sp. 'deep sea':
- a CDS encoding FumA C-terminus/TtdB family hydratase beta subunit produces MKIKLPLTIEKVKELKVGQLVYLTGTVLTGRDAAHKRLVGSINNKEQLPIDLKNQTIYYVGPCPAPNDHIIGAAGPTTSARMDKFTIPLLQQGLIAMIGKGPRSKDIKNAVKQYGCVYFIACGGAGALLARKIEDIEVLAYHDLGTESVKQLTVKDFPVIVAIDSNGDSLFV; encoded by the coding sequence ATGAAAATAAAATTACCACTTACAATAGAAAAGGTTAAAGAGCTGAAAGTAGGTCAGTTGGTTTACTTAACAGGAACTGTTTTAACGGGTAGAGATGCGGCACATAAAAGATTGGTTGGCTCTATTAATAACAAAGAGCAGCTTCCCATAGATTTAAAAAACCAAACTATCTATTATGTGGGACCCTGTCCAGCACCCAATGATCACATAATTGGAGCCGCGGGACCAACTACATCAGCCCGTATGGATAAATTTACAATACCTTTATTACAACAAGGTCTTATTGCTATGATAGGTAAAGGTCCTAGATCAAAAGATATAAAGAATGCTGTCAAACAATACGGTTGTGTGTACTTTATTGCATGTGGAGGAGCTGGTGCCCTTTTGGCTCGAAAAATAGAAGATATTGAGGTTTTAGCTTACCATGATTTAGGCACAGAATCTGTGAAACAGCTTACTGTTAAAGATTTTCCAGTTATTGTAGCTATAGATAGTAATGGCGATAGTCTGTTTGTATAA
- a CDS encoding penicillin-binding transpeptidase domain-containing protein — MSSGMTSSKHRKRILFLMVVFLLLTIVMISRLAYWQIYKSSWLEERASSQWVLSVPVSPRRGNIIDAKQRTLAMNKNADTIAAIPKQIVNAQAAAKVLAPILSIDEETLYSKLSVNKSQIYLKRLVDPEVSAKVREQNLQGIIIVKESKRFYPNVSLASHVLGFSGIDKGWSGLELKYDELLQGNKGAMRFGTDDEGQKTNGVEYIRPEDGNTIELTIDIAIQSIMELALEKTYATHNADGVMAIAMDVKTGGILAMAGKPDFDPNSYGEYDEKLWRNPVVSDVFEPGSTFKIITMAAALEEGIVSKNDRFYDPGYIKVSGVTLHCWKSGGHGSQNYEEIIQNSCNPGFVLLGQRLGAERLHKYITDFGFTQKTKVDLPGEGSGIMFELEKMGPVELATTAFGQGPAVTPLQQIRAISAIANKGLMTTPHVVNKVIDKDNNVIYEFKDENKTQVVSTNTAEEVCRLLESVVVKGTGKLAFIEGYRIGGKTGTAQVAKPGGGYYSDNFVASFIGMAPADDPQIALFVAIRNPKGSSHQGGRIAAPLFGEMMRDILRYMDVPTQLTTEKPSFDNYVAVPDLLGLTAEKAAAQLWAKGFITERDGIANGVVVSQTPAPGVKLEIGQKVVIKTTSQSGNSESFDVTVPDVKGLSLKQASMKLGEAGLRIEIDGSGVAVSQDPKPGEVVRKLSIVTVKFKK, encoded by the coding sequence ATGTCTAGCGGTATGACCAGTAGTAAACATCGAAAAAGAATTTTATTTTTAATGGTAGTATTTTTACTTTTAACAATAGTTATGATAAGTAGACTTGCCTATTGGCAAATATATAAAAGTAGTTGGTTAGAGGAGAGGGCATCAAGTCAATGGGTCTTAAGTGTTCCTGTAAGCCCTCGTAGAGGCAACATTATAGATGCAAAACAGCGAACACTGGCAATGAATAAAAACGCAGATACTATTGCCGCTATTCCTAAACAAATAGTTAATGCACAAGCAGCAGCTAAGGTATTAGCCCCTATTTTAAGCATAGATGAAGAGACACTTTATTCAAAGTTATCTGTTAATAAGTCTCAAATATATTTAAAAAGATTAGTGGACCCTGAGGTCTCTGCTAAAGTAAGAGAGCAGAACCTACAGGGTATAATCATAGTTAAAGAGAGTAAACGCTTTTACCCTAACGTAAGCTTGGCCTCACATGTGCTAGGCTTTTCTGGTATAGATAAAGGTTGGTCAGGTTTAGAACTAAAGTACGACGAATTACTACAAGGTAATAAGGGTGCCATGCGATTTGGTACGGATGATGAAGGTCAAAAGACCAATGGTGTTGAATATATTCGTCCGGAAGATGGAAACACCATAGAGCTTACTATTGATATAGCAATACAAAGCATAATGGAGCTGGCGTTAGAAAAGACCTATGCTACGCATAATGCCGATGGAGTTATGGCTATAGCTATGGATGTAAAAACAGGTGGTATTTTAGCAATGGCAGGAAAACCAGATTTTGACCCTAATAGTTATGGTGAATATGATGAAAAACTATGGCGTAACCCTGTTGTTTCAGATGTTTTTGAGCCGGGTTCTACGTTTAAAATTATAACTATGGCTGCAGCTTTAGAAGAGGGCATTGTAAGTAAAAATGATCGCTTTTATGACCCCGGATATATAAAGGTGTCAGGTGTTACACTACACTGCTGGAAAAGTGGAGGTCATGGATCTCAAAATTATGAAGAGATTATTCAAAACTCTTGCAATCCAGGCTTTGTGCTGTTGGGGCAAAGGCTAGGGGCAGAGCGGTTACACAAGTATATAACTGATTTTGGTTTTACCCAAAAAACGAAAGTAGATCTACCGGGTGAGGGTTCTGGTATTATGTTTGAGCTTGAAAAAATGGGACCAGTTGAACTGGCAACAACAGCCTTTGGTCAGGGGCCAGCTGTTACTCCTTTACAGCAGATTAGGGCTATATCAGCAATTGCCAATAAAGGCTTAATGACCACTCCTCATGTTGTAAATAAAGTTATAGATAAAGACAATAATGTAATATATGAGTTTAAAGATGAAAATAAAACACAGGTAGTTAGTACAAATACAGCAGAGGAAGTCTGTAGATTACTTGAATCAGTGGTAGTAAAAGGTACTGGAAAACTTGCTTTTATAGAGGGTTATAGAATTGGTGGTAAAACAGGTACAGCTCAGGTAGCTAAGCCTGGTGGAGGATATTATAGCGATAATTTTGTTGCATCTTTCATTGGCATGGCTCCTGCAGATGATCCTCAAATAGCACTTTTTGTTGCCATAAGAAACCCTAAGGGTTCAAGTCACCAAGGCGGTAGAATTGCTGCTCCTTTATTTGGTGAAATGATGAGGGATATTTTAAGGTATATGGATGTGCCAACCCAGTTAACAACCGAAAAACCAAGCTTTGATAACTATGTAGCTGTGCCCGATTTATTAGGGCTAACAGCCGAAAAAGCAGCTGCACAGCTATGGGCAAAGGGTTTCATTACTGAGCGAGATGGCATTGCCAATGGCGTTGTAGTGTCTCAAACACCAGCCCCAGGGGTTAAGCTAGAGATTGGTCAAAAGGTTGTTATAAAAACAACTAGCCAGTCTGGTAATTCGGAGAGTTTTGATGTTACTGTACCCGATGTAAAGGGATTAAGCCTTAAACAAGCTAGTATGAAACTTGGAGAAGCAGGCTTAAGAATAGAGATAGATGGCTCAGGAGTAGCGGTCTCCCAAGACCCAAAACCAGGCGAAGTAGTTAGGAAGTTGAGTATAGTTACGGTTAAGTTTAAAAAGTAA
- a CDS encoding UDP-N-acetylmuramoyl-L-alanyl-D-glutamate--2,6-diaminopimelate ligase, translating into MKSLEILLGALNKYELHNIKPSILINKIEVDSRKIEKGDIFVCIKGQKVDGHNFATNAINNGAVVIVTEKFINTNVAQIVVPCTKTAISNLAAAYYDYPSKKLKVIGVTGTNGKSSTTFIVRHIFNYLGKKCGLVGTVEVDDGETVKQAKLTTPQPLELQRYFYDMVNNNCEFVVMEVSSHALDLHRVDNVEFNIAGFTNLTQDHLDYHETMQAYRDVKARLFEKALEAVIVNADDKEGEYMASRAKSPAVYYSCNRFISKGIFITDVKLGGKGTEFILHCKGKEYPVKTKLVGKFNIYNILLSFAIANHFAMDPQQIIQAIETFSAIPGRFESIESKGITVIIDFAHSPDGLANVLKTSRSMCKNKLIIVFGCGGDRDKTKRPIMGEMAAEYADNIIVTSDNPRTEDPKQIIEDICLGIRKHNTEFMVEVNRDKAIEYAINKAQKGDIILIAGKGHETYQIIGDKVLPFDDKLVAEQKLREVNEKCESGALKE; encoded by the coding sequence ATGAAGAGTCTAGAGATATTATTAGGGGCTTTAAATAAGTACGAATTGCATAATATCAAGCCAAGTATCTTAATAAATAAAATTGAAGTAGACTCACGCAAGATAGAAAAAGGCGATATTTTTGTTTGTATAAAAGGTCAAAAAGTTGATGGGCATAATTTTGCCACAAATGCAATAAATAATGGAGCGGTTGTTATAGTAACTGAAAAGTTCATAAATACAAACGTAGCTCAAATAGTAGTGCCATGTACCAAAACAGCTATCTCCAATTTAGCAGCAGCTTATTATGATTATCCAAGCAAAAAGTTAAAGGTAATTGGAGTGACTGGTACAAATGGTAAATCTTCTACTACCTTTATAGTAAGACATATATTTAATTATTTAGGAAAAAAATGTGGCTTAGTAGGTACAGTAGAGGTAGATGACGGTGAAACAGTAAAACAAGCAAAATTAACTACTCCACAACCCCTTGAGTTACAGCGTTATTTTTATGACATGGTTAATAATAATTGTGAGTTTGTGGTAATGGAAGTATCTTCACATGCACTAGATTTACACCGAGTAGATAATGTTGAGTTTAACATAGCTGGTTTTACTAACTTAACTCAAGACCATTTAGATTACCATGAAACAATGCAAGCGTATCGTGATGTGAAAGCACGGTTGTTTGAAAAGGCTTTAGAGGCTGTTATTGTAAATGCAGACGATAAAGAGGGCGAATATATGGCATCTAGGGCTAAATCACCTGCTGTTTACTATAGTTGTAATAGATTTATAAGTAAAGGGATATTTATTACTGACGTGAAACTAGGTGGTAAAGGAACTGAATTTATTTTGCATTGTAAGGGTAAAGAGTACCCAGTTAAAACAAAATTAGTGGGTAAATTTAATATCTACAACATCCTATTATCATTTGCCATAGCTAATCATTTTGCTATGGATCCACAACAAATAATACAGGCAATTGAAACCTTTTCTGCTATACCTGGACGATTTGAGTCTATAGAGAGTAAAGGTATAACAGTAATTATTGACTTTGCACATTCGCCTGATGGTTTAGCTAATGTGCTGAAAACTTCTAGGTCTATGTGTAAAAATAAATTGATAATAGTTTTTGGTTGTGGAGGAGATAGAGACAAAACAAAACGACCAATTATGGGTGAGATGGCTGCAGAATATGCAGATAACATAATTGTTACATCAGATAACCCTAGAACTGAAGACCCTAAGCAAATAATAGAAGATATTTGTTTAGGTATAAGGAAGCATAATACAGAATTTATGGTAGAAGTTAACAGAGATAAAGCCATTGAATATGCAATTAATAAAGCCCAAAAAGGTGATATAATTTTAATAGCAGGCAAAGGACATGAAACTTATCAAATTATTGGCGATAAAGTTTTACCTTTTGATGATAAGCTTGTGGCAGAACAAAAGCTTAGAGAGGTGAATGAAAAGTGCGAAAGTGGAGCGCTAAAAGAATAG
- a CDS encoding alpha/beta-type small acid-soluble spore protein: protein MAKGSWNKRKHIVPQAHQAMDNFKYEIAGELGLPVNNSMGEDYWGNLTSRECGSVGGSMVRRMIAMAQQQMAGGATTMGNSSMNTTGSSSMNSTSSAMNTTGSTMQNTYTNTASQTSGTYGIYGTQYGSNTNTTGQQGQQTQQGQQSQMKGSTTSGSQNSTSGSSGNGSSY from the coding sequence ATGGCAAAAGGAAGTTGGAATAAAAGAAAACATATTGTACCACAAGCACATCAAGCTATGGATAATTTTAAGTATGAGATAGCTGGGGAATTAGGTTTACCTGTTAATAATAGTATGGGTGAAGACTATTGGGGTAACTTAACATCGAGAGAATGTGGTTCAGTTGGTGGAAGCATGGTTCGTAGAATGATAGCCATGGCTCAGCAACAAATGGCTGGTGGAGCCACTACTATGGGAAATAGCTCTATGAATACAACTGGTTCATCATCAATGAATTCAACTAGTTCAGCAATGAATACAACTGGCTCAACTATGCAAAATACTTATACAAATACAGCAAGTCAAACATCTGGAACATATGGCATTTATGGAACCCAATACGGATCAAACACAAATACAACTGGTCAACAAGGTCAACAAACTCAACAAGGCCAGCAAAGCCAAATGAAGGGCTCAACAACAAGCGGTAGTCAAAATTCAACATCAGGTAGCTCTGGAAACGGAAGCTCTTACTAA
- the rsmH gene encoding 16S rRNA (cytosine(1402)-N(4))-methyltransferase RsmH: MSEHISVLLYESIEKLNIKADGIYVDATLGRGGHSKLILEKLSTDGRLICFDQDQAAIDIAEELWHEDPRVTVVHSNFANLEQELLLIGVSKIDGILFDLGVSSPQLDQAERGFSYLHSGVLDMRMDQRQKLTAYDVVNSYPEKDIRDCLYKYGEEKKAAKIAKLICITREQQPIETTYQLAELIKRAFSPKERQAGHPARRSFQALRILVNHELEVLEQVLPQAINLLKKNGVICVITFHSLEDRIVKNIFKNFSGKCTCPPGLPICTCGNTATIEVKKPLIPKNNEVNANLRARSARLRYARKL, from the coding sequence ATGTCAGAACATATCAGTGTATTGCTGTATGAGTCAATTGAAAAACTTAATATAAAGGCAGATGGCATTTATGTTGATGCAACACTAGGTCGAGGCGGACATAGTAAGCTAATATTAGAGAAATTATCTACAGATGGTAGATTAATTTGTTTCGATCAGGATCAAGCGGCCATAGATATAGCAGAAGAATTATGGCATGAAGACCCTAGAGTTACGGTAGTTCACAGTAATTTTGCTAATTTAGAGCAAGAACTTTTATTAATAGGTGTATCAAAAATTGATGGAATATTATTTGATTTAGGGGTTTCTTCACCCCAATTAGACCAAGCTGAAAGAGGTTTTAGCTACCTGCACAGTGGTGTGTTAGATATGCGCATGGATCAACGTCAAAAACTCACAGCTTATGATGTTGTAAATTCATACCCCGAAAAAGATATTAGAGACTGTTTATATAAGTATGGCGAAGAAAAAAAAGCAGCCAAAATAGCCAAACTAATATGTATAACACGCGAACAACAGCCTATCGAAACAACCTATCAATTAGCTGAATTAATTAAAAGAGCTTTTTCACCTAAAGAAAGACAAGCTGGGCATCCCGCAAGACGTAGTTTTCAGGCTTTAAGAATATTAGTAAATCATGAGTTAGAAGTGCTTGAACAGGTTTTACCTCAGGCTATTAACTTATTAAAGAAGAATGGCGTAATTTGTGTGATAACATTTCATTCTTTGGAAGATAGAATTGTTAAAAATATATTTAAGAACTTTAGTGGTAAATGCACTTGTCCTCCTGGATTACCTATATGTACTTGTGGTAATACAGCAACTATTGAGGTTAAAAAACCACTAATTCCCAAAAATAACGAAGTAAATGCAAATTTAAGAGCAAGAAGTGCTCGATTAAGATATGCAAGAAAATTATAA
- a CDS encoding fumarate hydratase, producing MRQIDVNLVGENIKSLLIEANTVLPQQVLAKLNQASVTENNDIAKFMLSQIIENAEIAKQKSWPLCQDTGMAVIFIDIGQEVNLINGDINDIINTKVAEAYEQGKFRNSVASPITRINTNNNTPAIIHYNIVPGDKVQVYVAPKGFGSENMSRLYMLNPTAGEEGIIESVVDAVKIAGGKPCPPIVIGVGIGGTVEKAALIAKRCLLRPLGDPAKDPKIAALEQQILTEVNKLNIGVQGVGGNTTALAVHVATFPTHIAGLPVAINIQCHAARHAKAVI from the coding sequence ATGAGACAAATTGATGTTAATTTGGTAGGAGAAAACATAAAATCATTACTGATAGAGGCAAATACTGTTCTGCCTCAGCAGGTATTAGCTAAGCTTAATCAAGCTAGTGTTACAGAAAATAATGATATTGCAAAATTTATGCTTAGTCAAATAATTGAAAACGCTGAAATAGCTAAACAAAAATCATGGCCACTTTGTCAAGACACTGGTATGGCTGTAATTTTTATAGATATTGGCCAAGAGGTAAACTTAATTAATGGTGATATTAATGATATCATTAATACAAAAGTAGCTGAGGCCTATGAACAAGGTAAATTTAGAAACTCAGTTGCGTCACCTATAACAAGAATTAATACCAATAATAATACCCCTGCTATCATCCATTACAATATTGTACCTGGAGACAAAGTTCAGGTTTATGTGGCGCCAAAAGGTTTTGGTAGTGAAAATATGAGTAGATTATATATGCTTAATCCAACAGCAGGTGAAGAGGGAATAATAGAGAGTGTTGTAGATGCGGTTAAAATTGCAGGAGGAAAACCATGTCCACCAATTGTTATAGGAGTTGGTATAGGTGGCACAGTAGAAAAAGCAGCGCTAATTGCCAAGCGATGTTTACTAAGGCCATTAGGAGACCCTGCTAAAGATCCTAAAATTGCTGCTTTAGAGCAGCAAATTTTAACAGAAGTAAATAAGTTAAATATTGGTGTTCAAGGTGTAGGAGGAAACACAACTGCCCTTGCTGTGCATGTAGCAACATTTCCTACCCATATTGCTGGTTTGCCAGTGGCTATAAATATTCAGTGTCATGCTGCTCGCCATGCAAAAGCAGTTATCTAA
- the murF gene encoding UDP-N-acetylmuramoyl-tripeptide--D-alanyl-D-alanine ligase: MRKWSAKRIAHIVNGEVQGNEDAIVERVILDSRKSQTGDLFVPLCGENFDGHRFLNNAFENGASVAFSKPKMEISNLGTTIIVDNPLLALQQLGTAALNEVKPQVVAVTGSTGKTSTKEMIYAILSQRFNTFKTKGNLNSEQGLPMALYSLQEQDEIAVLEMGMRGRGQITELVNIAKPDIAVITNIGTVHLELLGSQENLALAKGEILEGINKNGLAVLNGDDKWCRWLSENHTGKMVFYGLSEKCDIRAVNLQIDSLGRYSYNIHSGSSEVTIKLPIPGKHHVYNSLAAIAIALHLGMSWDEIIAGVSSYKTISGRQLTKVCAGVTVIDDSYNSNPQSIRAGLELLKLHPTTGKRIAVLGDMRELGDQAIQSHLFVGEQLFQYKVDILICNGALGAYIGQGAQKYTDIKIYYTDNNQQAVKQLKNITQAGDVVLIKGSRGLQMEHIVSDFCKGL, translated from the coding sequence GTGCGAAAGTGGAGCGCTAAAAGAATAGCACATATTGTTAATGGAGAAGTACAAGGCAATGAAGATGCCATAGTAGAGAGAGTTATTCTCGATTCTCGAAAATCACAAACAGGTGATTTATTTGTTCCTCTTTGTGGAGAAAACTTTGATGGACATAGGTTTCTTAATAACGCTTTTGAAAATGGAGCCTCTGTAGCTTTTTCTAAACCAAAAATGGAAATCAGCAATTTAGGAACTACAATAATAGTAGATAATCCATTATTAGCATTGCAACAGCTTGGTACAGCAGCCTTAAACGAGGTTAAGCCACAGGTAGTTGCCGTTACGGGTAGTACAGGAAAAACAAGTACCAAAGAGATGATTTACGCGATTTTATCTCAGAGATTCAATACCTTTAAAACTAAAGGTAATTTAAATAGCGAACAAGGATTACCTATGGCTCTTTACTCCCTACAAGAGCAAGATGAAATTGCTGTTTTAGAAATGGGAATGAGAGGCAGAGGGCAAATTACTGAATTGGTAAACATTGCTAAGCCAGATATTGCTGTAATCACTAACATTGGAACAGTTCATTTAGAGCTATTGGGAAGCCAAGAGAACCTAGCCTTAGCTAAAGGAGAAATTCTTGAAGGAATCAACAAAAATGGCTTAGCAGTTCTTAATGGTGATGATAAATGGTGTAGATGGTTGAGTGAAAATCACACTGGTAAAATGGTGTTTTATGGTTTATCAGAAAAATGCGATATAAGAGCCGTAAATTTACAAATAGACAGTTTAGGTAGGTACAGCTATAATATACATTCTGGTAGTAGTGAAGTAACTATAAAACTTCCTATCCCTGGTAAACACCATGTATATAACTCACTAGCAGCAATTGCCATTGCTTTACATTTAGGAATGAGTTGGGATGAAATAATAGCTGGTGTGAGCAGTTATAAAACTATTAGTGGAAGACAGCTAACTAAAGTATGTGCAGGAGTAACAGTTATTGATGATAGTTATAACTCAAACCCACAATCTATAAGAGCTGGTTTAGAGTTATTAAAACTACACCCAACAACAGGTAAAAGAATAGCTGTTTTAGGTGATATGAGAGAGCTGGGAGATCAAGCTATTCAATCCCATTTATTTGTAGGAGAACAGCTTTTTCAGTATAAAGTTGATATTTTAATATGCAATGGTGCTTTAGGTGCATATATTGGACAAGGGGCACAAAAATATACTGATATTAAAATATATTATACTGATAACAACCAACAAGCTGTAAAACAATTAAAAAACATAACACAAGCAGGCGATGTGGTCTTAATAAAAGGATCTCGTGGACTGCAAATGGAACACATAGTAAGTGATTTTTGTAAAGGACTATAA
- a CDS encoding AIR synthase family protein — translation MEIGKLPPELLEQLILNKLTNRREEVLVRSSTGQDSTILTTNNKPIVLSTDPITGEVANIGWFAIHVACNDVAANGAEPVGVLLTLLLPKGCNNKTIATIMNDASQAASELNIDILGGHTELTDAVNRPVISTTALGIPLTETLVISAKVTGDLDIVLTKGAGIEGTAILANSGLKELNDIDGKLLQKAKNHFKNLSVVPESRIAVEIGVIAMHDVTEGGVLGALYEVAQAGKCGFIIDYNKIPVLPETKALCDVFNLDVLRLISSGSMLIFTKYGDKLVKKLNENNIFAAIIGKTTDKQEYLIDIDDKKQVVEPPESDEIWKVKL, via the coding sequence ATGGAGATAGGAAAATTGCCTCCAGAATTATTGGAGCAGCTTATACTAAATAAATTAACAAATAGAAGAGAAGAAGTTCTTGTACGATCTTCTACTGGTCAAGATAGCACAATATTAACTACTAATAATAAGCCAATAGTATTATCTACTGACCCAATTACAGGTGAGGTTGCTAACATAGGGTGGTTTGCAATTCACGTTGCCTGTAACGATGTAGCTGCTAATGGTGCAGAACCAGTTGGAGTATTGCTTACCTTGTTGTTACCAAAGGGTTGCAACAATAAAACAATAGCTACTATCATGAATGATGCCAGCCAAGCAGCCAGTGAACTTAATATAGATATTTTGGGTGGTCATACAGAGCTTACTGATGCAGTTAATCGCCCAGTTATTTCAACTACAGCACTTGGTATACCGCTAACTGAAACGCTAGTTATATCTGCTAAAGTTACAGGTGATTTAGATATAGTTTTAACTAAAGGTGCTGGTATAGAAGGCACAGCAATATTAGCAAATTCAGGGCTTAAAGAACTGAATGATATAGATGGAAAATTATTACAAAAAGCAAAAAATCATTTTAAAAACTTAAGTGTAGTACCAGAGAGCAGAATTGCTGTTGAAATTGGAGTTATTGCTATGCATGATGTTACAGAAGGTGGAGTATTAGGTGCATTATATGAGGTCGCTCAAGCTGGAAAATGTGGCTTTATAATAGACTATAACAAGATACCAGTGCTTCCAGAAACTAAAGCCTTATGTGATGTATTTAACCTAGATGTATTGAGGTTAATTTCTAGTGGCTCTATGTTAATTTTTACTAAATATGGTGATAAACTAGTGAAAAAACTTAATGAAAATAATATTTTTGCTGCTATTATAGGTAAAACTACAGACAAGCAAGAGTATTTAATAGATATAGATGACAAAAAACAGGTGGTTGAACCACCCGAAAGCGATGAAATTTGGAAGGTCAAATTATAA
- the mraZ gene encoding division/cell wall cluster transcriptional repressor MraZ: MFMGEYQHTIDSKGRVIIPARFREQLGERFVIALWLDKCLMMVSQDEWQRICLNLQQLSSTKKDSRAFTRMLFSSASECECDKQGRVLITSKLRSYAILEKNVSFIGVSNRVEIWSSEIWQGYSEQAEADFVNSAEKLGDIVF; encoded by the coding sequence ATGTTTATGGGTGAATATCAGCATACTATAGACAGTAAAGGTCGTGTCATTATTCCTGCACGTTTTCGCGAACAATTAGGAGAGAGATTCGTTATCGCTTTGTGGCTAGATAAATGTTTGATGATGGTGTCACAAGATGAGTGGCAACGTATCTGTCTTAACTTACAACAACTTTCGTCTACCAAAAAAGATAGTAGAGCTTTTACTCGTATGTTATTCTCGAGTGCTAGTGAGTGCGAGTGTGATAAACAGGGTAGGGTGTTAATAACAAGTAAACTACGATCATACGCCATACTTGAGAAAAACGTTAGTTTTATTGGAGTATCAAATAGAGTTGAAATTTGGTCATCTGAAATCTGGCAGGGTTATAGCGAACAAGCAGAAGCTGATTTTGTGAACAGTGCAGAAAAACTGGGTGACATAGTATTTTAG
- the hslO gene encoding Hsp33 family molecular chaperone HslO has protein sequence MKDYLVRAMAYNNMVRAVAINLTNTVKEAQKRHQSNPTASAAMGRLMVASAVMSSTLKDNQKLSIQVKGNGPLGTISADCDYNGNVRGHVKNPHVIIPPKSPEKLNVAGGVGKIGMLHVTKDLGFGDPYSGSCELLSGEIADDIAKYFVVSEQIPTIFAAGVLVGKEGTVLQAGGYLIQLLPGATEDIIDSLESTIGKAKPVSTLLKEGNSPETILEYLLAEHELKILKGKNEFRFKCFCSKDYLKAVLTTLGKEDLESLLDKNETEVKCQFCNESYIFLKEDIQELVNKLN, from the coding sequence ATGAAAGATTATTTAGTAAGAGCAATGGCCTATAACAATATGGTACGAGCTGTTGCTATAAACTTAACAAATACAGTTAAAGAGGCACAGAAAAGGCATCAAAGCAATCCTACAGCATCAGCTGCTATGGGTCGCCTAATGGTTGCTTCAGCAGTGATGAGTAGTACTTTAAAAGACAATCAAAAGCTGTCAATACAAGTAAAAGGTAATGGTCCTTTAGGAACTATAAGTGCTGATTGTGACTATAACGGAAATGTGCGTGGACATGTTAAAAATCCACATGTAATAATTCCACCTAAGTCACCCGAAAAATTAAATGTTGCTGGTGGTGTAGGTAAGATAGGAATGTTACACGTTACCAAAGATTTAGGCTTTGGAGATCCATATAGTGGCTCTTGTGAGCTATTATCTGGTGAAATAGCCGATGACATAGCTAAATATTTTGTAGTGTCCGAGCAAATCCCCACTATTTTTGCTGCTGGGGTTTTAGTTGGTAAAGAAGGAACTGTATTACAAGCAGGTGGTTATTTAATTCAATTGTTACCTGGAGCAACTGAGGATATCATAGATTCGTTAGAGTCTACAATAGGTAAAGCTAAGCCAGTTTCTACTTTATTAAAAGAGGGAAATAGTCCCGAGACAATACTGGAATATTTGCTAGCTGAGCATGAATTAAAGATACTAAAAGGTAAAAATGAGTTTAGGTTTAAATGTTTTTGTAGTAAAGACTATTTAAAAGCTGTTTTAACAACGCTAGGTAAAGAGGATTTAGAGTCACTGCTAGATAAAAATGAAACCGAAGTAAAATGCCAGTTCTGTAATGAGTCTTACATTTTTTTAAAAGAAGATATTCAAGAATTAGTTAATAAATTAAATTAA
- a CDS encoding small, acid-soluble spore protein, alpha/beta type produces the protein MSRRRSIMSDKLKYELAEELGVAETVSKQGWGAVSSRDCGNLVKLALQRAERTLAERNK, from the coding sequence ATGAGTCGTCGCCGCTCAATAATGTCTGACAAGCTTAAATACGAGTTAGCAGAAGAGCTTGGTGTAGCTGAAACTGTCAGCAAACAAGGATGGGGCGCTGTATCATCACGCGACTGTGGTAATTTAGTTAAATTAGCACTACAACGTGCCGAAAGAACACTGGCTGAACGAAATAAGTGA